TCATCGAGCGCGAAAGTGTCGAGAAGACGACCGGCAAGCACAGCAGCGAGGTCGTGCTCGGGATCACCAGCCGTCCTTCGCACAACGCCTGCCCTGAACGTCTGCTCAAGCTCAATCGCGGGCACTGGACCATCGAAGCCAAGCATCACAAGCTCGACTGGAATTACGACGAGGACCGCAGCCGCATCCGCACCGGCCGCGGCCCGGAGAATATCACCCGCCTGCGCCGTTTCGCGCTGGGCGTGCTCAAGTCCTTCCAAAAACCGGGGCAATCCATCGCCGCAATGATGCGCCGACTCGGCAGGCGCTCACGCACGGTCATGGATTATCTGCGGCTGACCTCCAATTCCCGTGCCACGGTCATGGCTTGAGAACAAATTTGCCGTGGCCCGGTGCGTCTCCCTCAAGACGTGCCGGGCCAATCCATGGATAATAAGGGCCTTGCCAACGCGAAGCGAGCCCAAGGTTCGATGGACGACCGTTATTCCCCGATCGATGTAGAACGCGAGGCCCAGGCGTTCTGGGCGCAGGCCCGGAGTTTCGAGGTGACCGAGGATGATGCGCGCCCGAAGTTCTATTGCCTGTCCATGTTTCCCTACCCGTCCGGGCGGCTGCACATGGGGCATGTGCGCAACTACACGCTCGGGGATGTGATCAGCCGCTGGCGGCGCATGCAGGGCATGAACGTCCTGCAGCCGATGGGTTGGGACGCCTTCGGGTTGCCCGCCGAGGGTGCCGCCGAACGCAACGGGGTGCCCCCCGCGCAATGGACCTACGACAATATCGCCGCCATGCGCGATCAGTTGAAGCGCCTGGGGCTGGCCTATGACTGGCGGCGCGAGATCGCCACCTGCCGTCCCGAGTATTACCGTTGGGAGCAGTGGCTGTTCACGCGCCTGTATCGTAAGGGGCTCGCCTATCGCGCCACCGCGCCGGTCAATTGGTGCCCCAAGGATCAGACCGTGCTTGCCAATGAACAGGTCGTGGATGGGCGCTGCTGGCGGTGCGATACCCTGGTCGAGCGCCGTGAGATCCCGCAATGGTTCCTGCGCATCACCGCCTACGCCGACGAGCTCCTAGCGGGCCTCGATGCGCTCCCCGGGTGGCCGGAGCGGGTCGCGACCATGCAGCGCAACTGGATCGGGCGCTCCGAGGGGGCCGAGATCCGGTTTGCGGTGGAGGGCTACGGGACGCTCACGGTATTCACGACCCGGCCGGACACGCTCATGGGCGCGACCTATCTGGCGGTGGCCGCCGAGCACCCCCTGGCGGTGGCCGCCAGCACAGGGCGCCCAGAGGTGGCGCGGTTTCGCGAAGAGTGCCGCGTGATGCAGACCGCCGAGGCGGCCGTCGAGACCATGGAAAAACGCGGCGTCGACACCGGCCGGCGGGCGATCCACCCCTTGACCGGTCGCACCCTGCCGGTCTACGCCGCCAATTTCGTGCTCATGGGCTATGGCGAGGGGGCGGTGATGGCGGTCCCCGCGCACGATGAGCGCGACTTCGCGTTCGCGCAGCGCTACGATCTGCCAGTGGTCCCGGTGGTGGTCCCCGAGGACTATCAGGGCCAAGCCGCGGATCTCGTACGTGATGCGGCCTACACCGGCCCCGGGCGACTGGTGGACTCCGGCCCGTTCACGGGGCTTGCCTCGGAGGCGGCGCGCGCGCGTATTGTGGAGGCGCTGGCCCGGGTCGGCGCCGGCGCCCCGCGTGTACAGCTCAGGCTGCGCGACTGGGGTGTGTCGCGACAGCGTTACTGGGGTACGCCGATCCCCATGATCCACTGCAAGGCGTGCGGCGTGGTGCCGGTTCCGGACCAGGATCTGCCGGTGCGCCTGCCGGAGGATGTGGTCATCACCCAGGGTGGTTCGGCGCTCGCCCTGCGCGCGGACTTCGTGAATGTCTCCTGCCCGCAGTGCGGTAACGCGGCGCAGCGCGAGACCGACACCTTCGATACCTTCATGGAATCGTCCTGGTACTACGCCCGCTACTGCTGCCACGACAACGATCGCGAGATGCTCGATGCGCGTGCGCGCCATTGGCTGCCGGTCGACCAGTACATCGGCGGCATAGAGCATGCCATTCTCCATCTCCTTTATGCGCGGTTTTTCAACAAGCTCCTGCGCGATGAGGGGCTTTTGGGCAACGACGAGCCCTTCACCCGCCTGCTCACCCAGGGCATGGTCCTGAAAGATGGGACCAAGATGTCCAAATCCAAGGGGAATACCGTCGACCCGCAGGCCCTGATCGAGCAATACGGCGCCGACACCGCGCGGCTTTTTATCATGTTCGCGGCGCCCCCGGAGCAGTCCCTGGAGTGGAGCGATGATGCCGTGGCCGGCGCCCATCGCTTCCTGCGGCGGCTATGGGGTGTGGCGCGCAGCGCCACGCAACGGCCACGTCCCGCGGACGGGGACTACGACGAGGCCCATAGGCTGTTACGTGCCGACATGCAAACCCTGCTCGATCAGGCCCTGCGTGACTACGAGCGGTATCATTTCAATACCGTGGTGGCGGCCTGCATGAGCCTTGCCAACATGCTGCAAAGACTCTTGGATGAGCCGGTGTCGGACTCCGGCACGCGGCTTTTGTACGAGGGCCTGGGCCTCTTGTTGCGCCTGCTGGCGCCGATCGTGCCGCATATCACCCATCGCCTGTGGCAGGAGCTGGGATTTGCACCGGAGGCCATCGTCGACGCCGCCTGGCCTGCCGTCGACATCGAGGCCTTGAAGCGCGCCACCATGCGTCTTGTCGTCCAGGTCAACGGTAAGCGTCGGGCCGAGATCACGGTCGATGCCGACTGCGATCGGGCGACGATCGAGGCAGTCGCCCTGGGCGACGAGGCGGTGGCACGCCATCTCGAGGGTCGACCGGTGGCCAAGGTGGTGGTGGTCCCCGGGCGCCTCGTCAATATCGTCAGCGCAAACGGATGAGAGGCCTTGCGGTCGTGGGGCTCGCGGCGCTGCTCCTTGCGGGCTGTGGTTTTCATCTGCGTAGTGCCCACGAATTCGCGTTGCCGGCCTCGCTGTCGGTCCTGCGTGTGCGCATGCCTTCAAGCGGTCTCAAATATCCGGGGCTCGTGCTTGTCGTCCGTCATGCCCTGGAAGACCGCGGGGTGCGGATCGCAGACCACGGCAAGGCCCCAACGGTGGTGCTCGGCGGCGAGATGATGACCCCGGTGATCGTAACCCTGAACAGCAACGGCGGGGCGAGCGCCTACCTCCTCGATTATGCCGTGACCTTCAGTCTCGTGGGGCCCGGCGGGAGGTTGCTCATGGCGCCGCGCACGGTGCGCGTGCAGCGCGAGTACAGCTTCAATCCCGAGAACGTGCTGGCGATGGCCCGCGAACAAAGTTATCTCGAGCGGCGCATGCGCGTATCCGCCGCCCGCCAGATCGTCTGGGCGCTGGCCGCCTATAAGGGGCCGCTCGTGGCCTCGGCGGGCAGCGCGGCGCCTCACAAATCCCATGCTCCTTAAAGCCGAGGATCTCGCCGCGCGGCTGGGCGATCTGCGCCGTGTCTATCTTGTGTGCGGGGACGAACCGTTCCTGGTGGAGGAGGCCGTGACGCGGATCGTCGCGGCGGCCGTTGCCGCCGGGGTCGGCGAGCGCCAGCGCTTCTTCCTCGAAAGCGGGTTTTCCTGGGTGCAGTTTCGGGAGGCCCTGGCCTCGCCTTCGTTGTTTGCCGCGCGCAGCCTCTACGAGCTGCGCGCCCGCGAGGCCCGCGAGGGCCTGGGTCGCGAGCTGCCCGCGTGCCTGCCGTTGATTGCCCCGGACGCCGTTTTGCTGGTGGTGACCGGCGCGCTCGACCGGGCCGCGCAGAAGGCCGCATGGGTCGAGGCGGTGGCGCGCGAGGGTCATGTCGTGGTCGCCGCCCCTTTGGCGGGTGAACAGCTCCTGGCGTGGGTACGCGCGCGCCTGCGCGAGGTCGGGATCGTGGATGAGGAGCTCGCGCGGCGCATCAGCTATTTCACGGAAGGCAATATGGGGGCCGCGGCCGATGCCGTCGCGCGCTTGAAGTCCGAGCCGCACCCGGGCGTCGAGGCCCTGGCGGCGATCATGGGCGATGAGGCGCGGTTCGATGTATTCGCGGTGACCGATGCCGCTCTGAAGGGCGATCTCGCTGCCACCCATCGCTACACGAATCGCTTGCGCATGGAGGCCCGCGACCCGATACTGGTATCATGGGCGCTGGCGCGCGAGGTGCGTCTGCTTGGCCGCATGGCCTCCCGGCAGGCCCGCAAGGCGCTTCTCGCCGAGCTCTTTCGGAGTGAACGGGTATGGGCGGCGCGTCAGGCGCTGCTGCTTGCGGCCCTGCGGCGGCTCTCGCCATCGCGTCTGCGTGAGCTGTTGCAGACGTGCGCCGAGCTCGACCGCACCAACAAGGGGCGGGCGGACGGGGATGCGTGGGTCCTGATAGAGCGCGTGGCCCTGGGGCTTGCGGGCATGCCCGGCGGAGACGGGGTGGGGTGATGACGGATATCGTGACTTATATGGAGGCGCTCGGGCGGGCGGCACGCGAGGCCGCGCCGGCCATGGCGCGCGCCCCGACGGGGGTCAAGAACAAGGCGCTTTGCGTGGCCGCCGATAGCGTGCGCACGCATGCCGCCTTGATCCGCGCGGAAAACGAGCGGGACGTGGCGGCGGCGCGCGCAGCCGGTCTTGACGCGGCGCTCGTCGATCGTCTCACGTTGACCCCGGAGCGCATCGCGCAAATGGCCGAGGGGCTGTTGGCGATCGCGGCCCTTCCGGACCCTGTGGGCGAGATCACCGGGCTTGCGATGCAGCCCTCGGGTATTCAGGTGGGACGCATGCGCGTGCCGCTCGGGGTGATCGGGATCATCTACGAATCGCGGCCCAACGTGACCGCCGATGCCGCCGGGCTCTGCCTCAAGTCCGGCAACGCCGTCATCCTGCGCGGGGGTTCCGAGGCCTTGCATTCCAACGCCATCATCGCCCGTTATCTGCGCGAAGGCCTGGCCGCGGCCGGCCTTCCGCCCGGGGCCCTGGGGCTTGTCGAGACCACCGACCGGGCGGCCGTGACATGCTTGTTGCATATGGAGGGCGCGGTCGATCTCGTCATCCCGCGCGGCGGCAAGGGGTTGGTCGAACTCGTCGCCCATGAGGCCCGCATGCCGGTGTTGAAGCATTTGCACGGGGTCTGCCATGTCTATATCGATGACGACGCCGACGCCGCCAAGGCGCTGGCGGTGGCGGTGAATGCCAAGACCCAGCGCTATGGGACGTGCAACACCATGGAGACCCTGCTGATCGCCGAGCGCCGCGCAGACGAGCTGCTGGCGCCGCTTGCGCGTGCCTATCGCGAGCACGGGGTCGAGTTGCGTGGCTGTCCCAAGACCCGCGATCGGGTGGCGGACATGGTGTCGGCCACCGAGGAGGATTGGGAGACCGAGTATCTGGCGCCGATCCTCGCGATCCGGGTGGTGGCCGGCGTGGACGAGGCGATCGCCCATATCGGCCGCTACGGCTCCCATCATACCGATGCCATCGTGACCGAGAACTGGACGCATGCCCAGCGCTTTTTGCGGGAAGTGGACTCGAGCTCGGTGATGGTCAATGCCTCGACGCGTTTTGCGGATGGTTTCGAGTACGGCCTGGGGGCGGAGATCGGTATCAGCACCGACAAGCTCCATGCGCGCGGCCCGGTCGGGCTTCAGGGTCTCACGTCCCAGAAGTTCGTGGTTTGGGGTGACGGGCATATCCGCCGATAGTCGAGCACTCCTGGGGGTTTTCGGCGGGACCTTCGATCCGGTGCACCGCGGACACGTCGCGGTCGCCTGCGCCCTCATGCGTGCATTGCCCTTGTCGCGCATCGTGTTTGTCCCCGCGGCCCGCCCGCCGCACAGGCCCGCACCGTTCGCAGATGCCCGCCACAGGCTCGCGATGCTGCGCCTGGCGCTGGCCGGCGACCCCCGCTTCGACATCGATGAGATCGAGTACGAGCGCGAAGGGCCTTCCTACATGGTCGATACCCTCGCCATCCTGCGTGCCCGCCATGACCGGCCACTGGCCCTGATCCTCGGGGCGGATGCCTTCGCCGGCCTGCCGGCCTGGCATCGCTGGCGGCGCGTCCTGGGTCTGGCCCACGTCATTATCGTGAGCCGCCCGGGTTTCGACGATAGGCTCCCGGAATGGGTCCGGCCACGACTCGTGCGCTGCGCTGCGGATCTGCTGGATGCCGATCATGGCCGGGCCTTGCGGTTTACCGCCAGCGCGCGCCCCGAATCCGCCACTGCCTTGCGCCAGGCTCTGGCCGACGGTATCGCCCCCGAGGCATGGCTGCCGCCCGGGGTACCGGCCTATATTGAGGCCCATGGACTGTATCGGAGATCATCGCATCATGACGAAGGTTGAGCGGGTACGAGAGGCGCTGGAACAGGCCAAGGCCGACGATATCGTGGTCCTCGATGTACGGTCCTTGACTGACATTACGGACACCATGATCGTTGCCAGCGGGACATCCACCCGCCATGTGACGTCGATCGGCCGCAAGGTCGACGATGCGCTGCGCGCGGCCGGCTACAAGCCGCAGGGTGTCGAGGGGTTGGGCGACGGCGAATGGGTACTCATCGACTGCGCGGATGTCATCACGCACGTCATGCACCCGAAGACGCGGGCGTTCTATGCCCTGGAGAAGCTCTGGTCCGAGGAGTTCGGGGCGCGCGAGGATGGCCGGCGCGAGCGCGGTCCGCGGCGTTGATCGATGGCCATGCGTCTGCTGGCGGTCGGTACGCGGGTCCCCGCCTGGGTGCAGGCCGGATTCGTGGACTACGCCCGTCGCCTGTCCGGCCCCTACCGTCTGGAACTGACCGAGATCGCGCCGGCGCGATGGACGCGTGCGGGCGACCGGAATAGGCTCAAGCGCGAGGAGGGCGAGCGGCTCCTGGGCGCGGCCCCGCGCCATGCCCTGCTCGTGGCGCTCGATGTCGAGGGGCGCATGCGTACGAGCGAGGCGTTGGCCCGCGACCTCGAGACGTGGCTGGCCGCGGGCCGTCCGCTCGCCTTTCTGGTCGGGGGCGCGGAGGGGCTGGCGGATGCCTGTCTCGAAGCGGCCTTCGACCGCTGGTCGCTGTCGCCGCTCGTGTTTCCGCACGCCCTGGTGCGGGTCATGCTGGCCGAACAGCTGTACCGCGCCTACAGCGCCTTGAGCGGGCAGCCTTACCATAGGGGGTCGTCTTGATTTATCTGGCCTCGGCCTCGGAGCGCCGGCAGGAACTCCTGAAGCAGATCGCGTTGGCGTTCGTGACACTCGTGCCGGACATCGACGAGGCGCCGCACCCAAGCGAGGCGCCACTTGCCTATGTACAGCGGATGGCCCACGAAAAGGCCATCGCCGGGGCGCGCGAGCGCGACCGCCGGGGACTCGCCAATGCGCCGGTGCTGGGCGCCGACACCATCGTCGTGCACGATGGCGTGATATTGCATAAGCCCGATGATGCGCGGGCGGCACGCGCGGCGCTGCGCCGCCTGTCAGGGGTCGAACATACCGTCTATACCGCCCTATGCCTGCTAGGCCAGGGGCATAACGAGGCGGTGGCGCGTAGTGACGTGACCTTCAAGACGCTTTGCGAATCCGAGATCGATGCCTATTGCGCGACCGGGGAACCGATCGGCAAGGCCGGGGGCTATGCCATCCAGGGGCGCGCGGCGTTGTTCATCGCGCGTCTCGCGGGGAGCTATTCGGGCGTCGTCGGTCTGCCGTTATACGAATGCGGCCAGCTACTGGCGGCTGAGGGCCTTTTGTGAGTGAGGAGATCCTGATCAATGTGACGCCCCAGGAGACCCGGGTCGCGGTCGTCGAGAATGGGGTGTTGCAGGAGGTCCATATCGAGCGCGCCAGTCACCGCGGTCTTGTCGGCAACATCTACAAGGGCCGGGTGTCGCGTTTCCTCCCAGGCATGCAGGCGGCATTCGTCGACATCGGGCTCGAGCGTACCGCATTCTTGCAGACCGCGGAGATGAAGTATGGCAACGGCGCCGGCGCCCCCGCGCTCGTCGAGGGTCAGGACCTGACCGTACAGGTCGTCAAGGACCCGATCGGGACCAAGGGTGCGCGGCTTACGACCCAGATCAGCCTGCCGGCCCGCTACGTCGTGTACATGCCGACCAGCGACCATATCGGCATCTCTCAAAAGATCGATAACGAGGAGGAGCGCGAGCGGTTGCGCGCCGCGGTGCGCTCGGCCATGGGCGATGAGCCTGGGGGCTTCATCCTGCGGACCATGGCCGAGCAGGTGAGCGAGGAGGAGTTGAGGCGCGACATCCACTACCTGCGCAAGCTCTGGCAACGCGTATCCGAGCGCATGCGCGAGCCCGACCGGCATGGTCTGGTCCACGAGGACCTGTCGCTCGTGCTGCGCGCCATGCGTGATCTCGTGCGCGACAATATCGAGAAGGTGCGTATCGATTCGCGCGAGATGTATACCAAGGCCCAGGAGTTCGCCCTGGAATTCGTGCCTGACGTGGCCCCGCGCATCGAGTATTACCCGGGCGAGCGCCCGATCTTCGACCTCTATTCCGTGGAGGACGAGATCAAGCGCGCCCTGGATCGGCGGGTGGCGTTGAAGTCCGGGGGTTATCTCGTCATCGACCAGACCGAGGCCATGACCACGGTGGATGTGAATACCGGCACCTATGTCGGGCATCGCAACCTCGCCGAGACCATCTTCAAGACCAACCTCGAGGCCGCGCATGCCATTGCCCGCCAGCTGCGGCTGCGTAATCTCGGAGGCATGATCATCGTGGATTTCATCGACATGGGTGATCCCGATCACAAGCGCCAGGTGCTGCGCGCCCTCGAGCGCGCGCTGGCCCGGGATCGCGTCAAGGCCTCCATCGCCGACATGTCGGCCCTGGGCCTTGTGGAGATCACGCGCAAGCGCACCCGGGAGAGCCTGGAGCATCTGTTGTGCGAGACCTGTCCGGCGTGCAAGGGGCGCGGCGTGCTGAAGACCCCCGAGACCGTGACCTATGAGATCTTCCGGGAGATCCTGCGCGAGGCCCGGCAATTCGGCACGGACCAGTACCTAGTGGTCGCCTCGCAGGTGGTCGTCGACCGGCTTTCGGACGATCAGGCGCAGAGTCTGGCGCGTCTGCAGGAGTTCATCGGCAAACCCATTCATCTCCAGGTCGAGCCGCTCTACAATCAAGAGGAGTACGAGGTCGTCCTGACTTGAGTCGCGGATGGCGATGCACAGGCGATGCCCTCGAGAGGAAATCGGGGTTGGTGATTTCATGGTAGGGCTCAGGCGGCGGGTATATACCTTCTGGCGCAACCGCAGTCGCGGTGCGCGTTATGCCCTTGCAACCGCGGGTGTGCTCCTCGCGGTGCTCGCCGTGGCGCTCGCTACCAGCCCGCTGTGGCTTACCCCGCTCTTGCAGACCGAAAAGCCGGCGCTCGAGGCGGCCCTGACGCATACCCTGGGCGCGCCGGTGCGCGTGGGTGTGGTCGCGGCGCGGGTCGGATGGCGGCCGGGGATCATGCTCCGGGGGGTCACGGTCATGGGCCGGGCAGGCCCGGCCGTGGCGCTGCGTGCCGTGCGCGTCGATCTGTCGTGGCTGGCCTTGATGCGCGCGCGCCTGTGGCCGGCGTTCATCGGCATCAATGGCGCGCGCCTCAATCTCCGCAAGACCGCGCACGGCGTGCATGTCGTGGGGCTTGTCCATCACTCGGGACCGCCCTTCGATTGGCGCCGATTCCTTACGGCGATGCATGCCCTCAGTCTGCATGCCGGACAGGTCACGATTGCCATGCCAGGGCGGCGCCTGGTCTCGCTTCAAGGGCTCGATGCGAGTTGGGCTGCGGGCATCAAGGATCACACCTTGACCGGCGCGGCGACGATTCCGGGGGTGTGCGGCCGCTGTCTTGTGACCGTCCAGTTTTCGGGTCATGGTTTTTCGTTCAGGCATTTCCGCGGCGCGCTCGGGGTGCATGCCACGGCCCTCGACCTTCACGCCGCCGCGGCCCTGACCGGGCACCCTTGGCTGCGCCCCCTGGCCGGCACCGCCGGCGGACAGCTATGGACCACCTGGAATCGTGGCCGCCTTGATTTCGCCGGGGGCGATGTGGCGCTGGCGCACGCCTTCGTACCCGCGAATCGTTTCAGTCATGCGCTCGCGATCGCCGGCCTCTCCGGCCGTTTCAGTCTGAAGATCGATCCGCAGGGTTTCCGTTTTTACGCGGCCGATCTGCGCTCGTCGCTTGCCGGGGTGCGTTCGCGCACGGATAGCGTCTATGTGGCGCGCCAAGGGGCCTTTTGGGATGTGAACACCGAGCGCCTGCGCCTCACCCAGGCGGCCTATGTGGCCTCGCGCCTGCGCTCACTAAACCCGAAGGTGGCCTCGTGGCTGGCCTTGCGCCCCCGGGGTGCACTCACGCGCCTGCATCTGCGCTTAGGGCCGCGATGGCGCTACCATGTGCGTGTCCGCTTCACGGGTCTTGGTCTGGGGCGTGCCCGATCCGGGCCGTTCTTTGCGCATGCCGCGGGCCGGCTCATCGCCAGCACGCATTCCGGGCGCGTCGTGCTAAGTGGCCTGCATGGCCGCGTGCGTGGACCGGCCTCCCTGCCCGGGCCGCTCACCGTTCAGGCCCTGACCGCCGAGCTCTCCTGGCACAAGGACGCGCACGGTCTGTCGTGGGAGCTTCCGGCCCTGCACCTGGCCTCGACGGCCGGCACCGTCGATGCCGCGGCGAGCGGGGCGCAGGAGGCGGGCCAGGGCCAGGTGCTGCTGTTGGGGGCAGCCTTGCATGATGTCCGCATTGCCGCCCTGAAGGATCTGTATCCGCGCACCCTGCGCGGTCATCTGCGCCAGTGGCTGACGCGGACCATACGCGGCGGGGTCATAACGGATGGCCACGTCACGTTCAAGGGGCCGCTCAAGGGCTTCCCGTTCCGTAACGGCGGCGGCGTGTTTCAGGCCACGCTGCACATAAGGCACGGCCGTTACCATTTCCTGCCCCGCTGGCCGAGCGCGCGCCATCTGGCGGTGACCGTGAGCGAACATGATGCCCAGCTTTCCGTACAGGGATCGGGGGTCCTCGGCGGGGTGCCAGTACCGGCGCTCTCGGTACAGGCCGGTCCGCTTGGGACACCGACCGGCCGGGCCACCGTGCGCGTGCATGCCCAAGGCGGTCTCGGTGACCTTCTCCATCTCGTCCTCCCGCATGTCCGCGCCGGGCTGCGTGCCACGCTCCCCGCGACGATCTCGGGGGCCGGGGGGGCGCGTCTCGCGCTCGCCCTGCACATCCCCTTCTCGCGCCGCCAGGGGCCGCTTGCGCTCCATGGGCGCGTCGATCTCACGAACGCGACCCTGCGCTATCCCCTGGGATCGAGGGTCCTGCACTGGCGGGCGCTCGCCGGGTGGGCCACGTTCAACGATGCCGGCCCCGAGGGCGCGCGGCTCTCGGGTCGTCTGCTCGGGGGTCCCTTCACGCTCGCCCTGGCCCCCCGTCGCCGCGGTGGGATACAGGGACAGGCGACGGGCCTCATCGATGCCGCGCACGTGAAGGCCCTGGCGGGTCCCGCCCGGCGCTACGTACGCGGCGCCCTGACCTGGCATCTGCATGTGATGGAGGGGCGGCGCCTGCGCGCGCAGGTCACCGCCGATCTGCGCCGGTTGGCGTTGCACCTGCCCTATCCCGCGGGCAAGGCCTCCGGGGTCCCCGCGGTTGCGCATTTTACGCTCCTGAGCGACCACGGCGGGGTATTCGCGCGCGGCGGCGTGGCCCGCCACCTGACCTTGGCGTATGCCGGTCCGAGCCAGGGCCCGCGTGGTCTGTGGGTCGGGATCGGGTCGGCGGTGCCCCCGAAGACGGTGAGTCGGGGGCTTGCGATCGGTGTCCGCAGCGGCTATCTCGCGGTCGCGCCGTGGCTTGCGTTCGTCCGGACCCTCGGTCAGGCGCATCCCAAGGCGGGAATGCGCCCGCTGGTCAGGCCGCGCGCCTTTACGGCGTATGTCGGGTCTTTGGCATGGGCCGGC
The DNA window shown above is from Acidiferrobacter sp. SPIII_3 and carries:
- a CDS encoding YhdP family protein; the protein is MVGLRRRVYTFWRNRSRGARYALATAGVLLAVLAVALATSPLWLTPLLQTEKPALEAALTHTLGAPVRVGVVAARVGWRPGIMLRGVTVMGRAGPAVALRAVRVDLSWLALMRARLWPAFIGINGARLNLRKTAHGVHVVGLVHHSGPPFDWRRFLTAMHALSLHAGQVTIAMPGRRLVSLQGLDASWAAGIKDHTLTGAATIPGVCGRCLVTVQFSGHGFSFRHFRGALGVHATALDLHAAAALTGHPWLRPLAGTAGGQLWTTWNRGRLDFAGGDVALAHAFVPANRFSHALAIAGLSGRFSLKIDPQGFRFYAADLRSSLAGVRSRTDSVYVARQGAFWDVNTERLRLTQAAYVASRLRSLNPKVASWLALRPRGALTRLHLRLGPRWRYHVRVRFTGLGLGRARSGPFFAHAAGRLIASTHSGRVVLSGLHGRVRGPASLPGPLTVQALTAELSWHKDAHGLSWELPALHLASTAGTVDAAASGAQEAGQGQVLLLGAALHDVRIAALKDLYPRTLRGHLRQWLTRTIRGGVITDGHVTFKGPLKGFPFRNGGGVFQATLHIRHGRYHFLPRWPSARHLAVTVSEHDAQLSVQGSGVLGGVPVPALSVQAGPLGTPTGRATVRVHAQGGLGDLLHLVLPHVRAGLRATLPATISGAGGARLALALHIPFSRRQGPLALHGRVDLTNATLRYPLGSRVLHWRALAGWATFNDAGPEGARLSGRLLGGPFTLALAPRRRGGIQGQATGLIDAAHVKALAGPARRYVRGALTWHLHVMEGRRLRAQVTADLRRLALHLPYPAGKASGVPAVAHFTLLSDHGGVFARGGVARHLTLAYAGPSQGPRGLWVGIGSAVPPKTVSRGLAIGVRSGYLAVAPWLAFVRTLGQAHPKAGMRPLVRPRAFTAYVGSLAWAGRSFGTVHARFRRQGSAWAGVLEGPDIAGTVDWRTHPRPTVVLHLDHLIIPAPSHGAPAAGRGPAIRDPRHLPAIRFTANSLTVGSHYIGRVMIDGAPYADGFRFQRIDLTRPHASLSGFGQWTVHGGLPESLFTLAFHSQNLGHTLSAWGLPHQVAGGRMTAHGTLNWPGGPASFAVKRLEANIRFLARNGRFVKVQQGAGKLLGIFNVDSIARYLTLDFSSIFGRGFAFDRIDGNLIAESGVAETRGIHIEGASANVVVSGKTDLVAKTFDLRVRVQPHIQNNVTLATGLLGGPIAGAVVLLMQKIFAHEIDQGTRLTYYIRGPWSRPSVQKKTDKD